Proteins co-encoded in one Desulfitobacterium hafniense DCB-2 genomic window:
- a CDS encoding methyl-accepting chemotaxis protein — MLDQRAINSCKLLAEVLVDAIPGGAMFWLVEGNTVTWTKSSEKFGIQIVKTGDQLDERYSSIRAMKERTLLLNQSIKRSKQGERLIMSTLPYVDEYDQVQGAFNMAWPRIHPVIAAFGNFAPILAEMYHDGALLYISDLKKVVMRQASSRFDLQSFHLGQNLEEDEAARQALSTQSPVILEMGEEKYGVPVTVANYPLFDEENKDEIVAVLGIITPKKTAVELRQIAADMEKGLLEISAAVQQLTASAADIHTNEKVQNDKIREVAAHTEDIRGIMALIRKIADATNMLGFNAAIEATRAGKQGNGFGVVADEIRKLSEQTRSTIPQIQRLTDSIQEKVNQINLKSMDSLQSSQGQAAATEEVTAGIQEISAMAEELNRIALLL, encoded by the coding sequence ATGCTTGATCAGAGAGCAATAAACTCCTGTAAGCTGCTGGCCGAGGTGCTGGTGGATGCCATACCCGGCGGGGCGATGTTTTGGCTGGTGGAAGGAAATACTGTAACTTGGACGAAAAGCTCTGAGAAGTTCGGAATTCAGATCGTCAAAACAGGAGATCAGCTGGATGAGAGATACTCATCCATCAGAGCAATGAAGGAACGGACCCTCCTGCTCAATCAATCGATCAAACGATCCAAGCAGGGAGAGCGGTTGATTATGTCTACCCTTCCCTATGTGGATGAATATGATCAGGTTCAGGGGGCTTTCAATATGGCTTGGCCCCGAATTCATCCGGTCATTGCCGCTTTTGGCAATTTTGCCCCGATCCTGGCGGAAATGTATCATGATGGCGCCCTGTTGTATATCTCGGATTTAAAAAAGGTTGTGATGAGACAAGCCTCCTCCAGATTTGATTTGCAGAGTTTCCATCTGGGGCAGAACCTGGAAGAAGACGAAGCGGCCCGGCAAGCCTTGTCAACCCAGAGTCCGGTGATTCTGGAAATGGGGGAAGAAAAGTACGGGGTTCCGGTGACGGTTGCTAATTATCCTTTGTTCGATGAGGAGAATAAGGATGAGATCGTTGCCGTTTTGGGGATTATCACCCCCAAAAAGACCGCGGTGGAATTGCGGCAAATAGCGGCCGATATGGAAAAAGGTCTTTTGGAGATTTCGGCGGCCGTCCAGCAGTTGACGGCCTCGGCTGCGGATATTCATACCAATGAGAAAGTGCAGAACGACAAGATCAGAGAGGTTGCCGCTCATACCGAGGATATCAGGGGTATTATGGCCTTGATCAGAAAGATCGCCGATGCCACCAATATGCTGGGCTTTAACGCAGCCATAGAAGCGACCCGGGCGGGAAAACAGGGCAACGGATTCGGGGTTGTGGCTGACGAAATAAGAAAGCTGTCCGAACAAACCCGCAGCACGATTCCGCAAATCCAAAGACTAACGGATTCTATTCAGGAAAAAGTTAACCAGATCAATCTAAAAAGTATGGACTCCCTTCAATCCAGTCAGGGACAGGCCGCCGCTACCGAAGAAGTGACAGCCGGCATCCAGGAAATATCAGCGATGGCCGAAGAACTTAACCGCATCGCTTTGCTGCTCTAG
- a CDS encoding CoA transferase, giving the protein MVKRVDAPQRGALQGVRVVHASMSIAGPFAAALMADMGADVIWVESAKAMDITRYGPGMASQLDRRNQRTIALNIPTPAGKEIFLRLIRETDIFIEASRGGQYRKWGLTDEVLWEVNPRLVIVHISGFGQTGDNSYTGRASYDPIAQAFGGLMSMNGLPGTRPAPAEVSIADYYTGFLAAYSALAAYIRAQSTGEGDSIDVAQYEAILRCQSGWPLDSWNHTERVYRRGMGNNNNAGFNSYRCGDGKEVYIVLLGVGVVKAALPIFGFTYGTDEFPASGSYKLDTRGGQKLEAAIEDFCRQRTAREVEEILRSAGVPCSMLMNHEMMPDHPHFLARETITRWQTVDGQSITGQNIVPKLKNNPGHIWRGCPTIGMDTEDILAEAGFSAREIASFYEKNIIKKGV; this is encoded by the coding sequence ATGGTTAAGCGTGTGGATGCCCCCCAAAGGGGGGCCCTTCAAGGAGTCCGGGTTGTGCATGCTTCGATGTCCATTGCCGGGCCATTCGCCGCGGCGCTCATGGCGGATATGGGAGCGGATGTGATCTGGGTGGAGAGCGCCAAAGCCATGGATATTACCCGCTATGGTCCAGGGATGGCCTCTCAGCTGGATCGGCGGAACCAAAGAACCATTGCCCTGAATATCCCGACCCCGGCGGGAAAAGAGATATTTTTGCGTCTAATCAGGGAGACCGACATTTTTATTGAGGCGTCCCGGGGAGGACAATACCGGAAATGGGGGCTCACAGATGAGGTCCTATGGGAAGTCAATCCTCGGTTGGTGATCGTGCATATCTCCGGATTCGGCCAGACAGGGGACAACAGTTACACCGGCCGGGCTTCTTATGATCCAATTGCTCAGGCCTTTGGCGGTCTGATGTCTATGAATGGCCTGCCCGGCACTCGGCCTGCCCCCGCAGAAGTTAGCATTGCCGATTATTATACGGGTTTTCTGGCGGCTTATTCCGCTCTGGCCGCCTATATCCGCGCTCAAAGCACAGGAGAGGGAGACAGTATCGATGTGGCTCAATATGAGGCCATTTTAAGATGCCAGTCAGGGTGGCCCCTGGACAGCTGGAACCATACGGAGCGGGTTTACCGCCGGGGGATGGGAAATAACAACAATGCCGGCTTTAACAGCTATCGGTGCGGAGACGGCAAAGAGGTCTATATCGTACTGTTGGGGGTTGGTGTGGTTAAAGCTGCACTGCCGATTTTCGGTTTCACCTATGGGACGGATGAATTTCCGGCTTCGGGCAGCTATAAGCTGGATACCAGAGGCGGACAAAAGCTGGAGGCAGCCATTGAGGATTTTTGCCGGCAAAGAACGGCCCGGGAAGTGGAAGAGATCCTGAGATCTGCCGGGGTCCCCTGCAGTATGCTTATGAATCATGAAATGATGCCGGATCATCCTCACTTTCTGGCCAGGGAAACCATCACCCGGTGGCAGACGGTTGACGGCCAAAGCATTACCGGGCAAAATATCGTGCCTAAATTAAAAAATAATCCCGGACATATCTGGCGGGGCTGTCCGACCATTGGCATGGATACCGAAGATATATTGGCTGAGGCCGGCTTCAGCGCAAGGGAAATAGCTTCTTTTTATGAGAAAAATATTATTAAAAAGGGAGTTTAG
- a CDS encoding SLC13 family permease — MSAHKRETREKSWKNILYYLNSLIVIALIFGGWYFPVIEPLTPLGMRIIGIFAGVIYAWSTVGILWPALLGLIALGLTGYTTVPEAFQMGYGGDAFLFVFFILIFAAMVDKAGITEVIANWVVSRRFASGKPWMLTLLILTAAYVVAALVSVTPAIIICWGILYKLCRVFGFTKKDHYPKLMIVGIVFAGLMGHAALPYKMMAVILTGVFTKQTGLQIDFMSFTILAAAIGYFAVLGYIGLCRFVFRPDVTLIAQSKFVYANTFKLNTYQKQVITLLGVLIILLFLPGILPADLGLTQFLKRLGNTGIVVLLLAFVAFLRKKNSVEFVNFVELIREGIPWQSLFLLGTALPLAEAMTSEETGVKEVFMQLFSPLLNAHLSPEVFVFLFIGVSVLMTVFMGDIIVGLILVPLVCTYAPVVGISPEMLTVALCVSCLMGIVFPASSPLAALMHGNSEWVCSREIYKYTVSLAIVAPAIGALVCLILGPLLF, encoded by the coding sequence ATGTCTGCACATAAAAGAGAAACCAGGGAGAAATCGTGGAAAAACATTCTTTATTATCTGAACAGCCTGATCGTGATTGCTCTGATTTTCGGAGGCTGGTATTTTCCGGTTATTGAGCCTCTGACACCGCTTGGTATGCGGATTATCGGTATTTTTGCCGGGGTCATTTACGCATGGTCCACGGTAGGGATTCTTTGGCCTGCTTTATTAGGTTTGATCGCCCTGGGATTGACCGGATACACTACTGTACCAGAAGCGTTTCAAATGGGTTATGGTGGGGACGCCTTTTTATTTGTTTTTTTTATTCTCATTTTTGCCGCTATGGTTGATAAAGCGGGAATTACTGAAGTTATTGCCAATTGGGTGGTCTCCAGGCGGTTTGCCAGCGGGAAGCCCTGGATGCTTACACTCTTGATTCTGACTGCCGCCTATGTGGTAGCGGCTTTAGTTAGTGTTACGCCGGCAATTATTATCTGCTGGGGGATATTATATAAACTTTGTCGGGTTTTTGGCTTTACCAAAAAGGATCACTATCCCAAACTTATGATCGTGGGTATTGTCTTTGCCGGCCTGATGGGGCATGCTGCTTTGCCTTATAAAATGATGGCTGTCATCTTAACCGGTGTCTTTACCAAGCAAACCGGTCTGCAGATTGATTTTATGAGCTTTACCATTTTGGCAGCCGCCATCGGCTATTTCGCGGTGCTGGGCTATATCGGCCTGTGCAGATTTGTCTTCAGACCGGATGTCACCCTCATAGCCCAAAGCAAATTTGTTTATGCCAACACATTCAAGTTGAATACGTATCAGAAACAGGTCATCACTCTATTAGGAGTACTGATTATCCTGCTCTTTTTGCCCGGGATACTGCCCGCAGATCTAGGGCTGACGCAATTTCTCAAAAGGCTGGGGAATACGGGAATCGTTGTGCTGCTATTAGCCTTTGTAGCGTTTCTCAGGAAGAAAAATTCGGTGGAATTTGTCAATTTCGTGGAATTGATTCGTGAGGGGATTCCCTGGCAAAGCCTGTTTTTATTGGGGACGGCGCTGCCTCTGGCTGAAGCGATGACCAGCGAAGAGACCGGAGTGAAAGAGGTTTTTATGCAACTCTTCAGCCCGCTTTTAAATGCTCATCTTAGTCCTGAAGTGTTTGTTTTTCTCTTTATAGGAGTCTCTGTCCTTATGACTGTTTTTATGGGGGATATCATCGTGGGTCTGATTTTAGTTCCTCTGGTGTGCACTTACGCCCCGGTGGTTGGCATCAGCCCCGAGATGCTCACGGTGGCTTTATGTGTCTCCTGTCTTATGGGGATCGTGTTTCCGGCCTCCAGTCCTTTGGCGGCTTTGATGCATGGGAACAGTGAATGGGTCTGTTCCAGGGAAATTTATAAATACACAGTTTCCCTGGCCATTGTAGCCCCGGCGATTGGGGCCTTGGTTTGCCTGATTTTAGGCCCCTTGCTCTTTTAA
- a CDS encoding SLC13 family permease, producing MAMSSASANPSGKNTWYYLNSIIALVLMFGFKYLPPIAPLTSFGMAVVGIFLGVVYAWATVSVIWPALLGAIALGFTEFGTVSAVFAQGYGGDTYLFVFFMLTFAAIIDKAGVSNVIASWAVSRKFAKGKPWVLSTMLLTAAFIIAALISVTPAIIICWGILYQLCKVFGYTNQDKYPKLMVIGIVFAGLMGMAALPFKALPVMLMGVLAKQTGLQISFLSFTVLATAIGYGGVLGYLALCKFIFRPDVRAIQKSDFVMENTLRMNAYQKQVSGLLGLMVLLLFLPGFLPAGPVLTFLKALGNTGIVIAILALVAFIKKKDGSNYVNLVDTIKNGVPWETMILLGTAMPLATAMTTKGTGVQELLSQMLTPILGANANPVVFVILILVIAALLKQFMGGVVVGMLMVPMAITYASGIGANIQMLVVSLSVFCNIAILLPSAGPLTALLHGNTEWVSTKDIIKYGTPLVVVVTVIGIILSLTLGNLLF from the coding sequence ATGGCTATGAGTTCTGCAAGTGCCAATCCATCGGGTAAAAATACTTGGTATTATCTCAATAGTATCATTGCGTTGGTTTTGATGTTCGGGTTTAAATACTTGCCGCCGATTGCCCCCTTAACATCCTTTGGTATGGCGGTTGTAGGGATTTTCTTAGGTGTCGTTTATGCCTGGGCCACGGTCAGCGTGATCTGGCCGGCTTTATTGGGGGCCATTGCTCTGGGATTTACCGAGTTTGGCACCGTGTCCGCTGTCTTTGCCCAGGGGTATGGAGGAGATACCTATTTATTCGTGTTCTTCATGCTTACCTTTGCTGCGATTATTGACAAAGCAGGGGTAAGCAACGTGATTGCCAGCTGGGCTGTCTCCAGAAAATTTGCCAAAGGCAAGCCCTGGGTGCTGTCCACCATGCTTCTCACCGCCGCCTTCATTATTGCCGCCCTGATCAGCGTCACACCGGCCATTATTATTTGCTGGGGAATTTTGTATCAGCTTTGCAAAGTGTTTGGTTATACCAATCAGGACAAATATCCCAAGCTGATGGTTATCGGCATCGTTTTTGCCGGCTTGATGGGAATGGCGGCCTTGCCTTTTAAAGCCCTTCCGGTGATGCTGATGGGCGTACTGGCCAAACAAACAGGACTGCAAATCAGCTTTCTCTCCTTTACTGTTCTGGCCACCGCCATCGGCTATGGTGGGGTGTTGGGATATCTGGCCTTGTGCAAATTCATCTTCCGTCCCGATGTCAGGGCTATTCAGAAGAGCGATTTTGTCATGGAAAATACCCTCCGCATGAATGCTTATCAAAAGCAAGTCAGCGGGTTGCTGGGTCTGATGGTCTTGCTTTTGTTTCTGCCCGGTTTTCTGCCGGCAGGACCGGTGCTGACTTTCCTTAAGGCTCTGGGCAATACCGGCATTGTGATCGCGATTTTAGCCCTGGTGGCCTTTATCAAAAAGAAAGACGGCAGCAACTATGTTAATCTGGTCGATACCATCAAAAACGGCGTTCCCTGGGAAACCATGATCCTTCTGGGCACAGCCATGCCTTTAGCCACCGCTATGACCACCAAAGGGACCGGTGTTCAGGAACTGCTTTCCCAAATGCTCACTCCCATTCTGGGCGCTAATGCCAATCCGGTCGTGTTTGTTATTCTTATTCTGGTCATCGCGGCTCTACTAAAGCAATTCATGGGTGGCGTCGTTGTGGGGATGCTCATGGTGCCCATGGCCATCACGTATGCATCCGGTATCGGTGCCAACATTCAAATGCTGGTCGTTTCATTAAGTGTATTTTGTAACATTGCTATCCTTCTCCCTTCGGCAGGGCCGTTGACAGCCCTTCTCCACGGTAATACAGAGTGGGTCAGCACCAAAGATATTATCAAATATGGTACTCCGTTAGTTGTGGTGGTAACAGTCATCGGAATCATCTTGTCCTTAACCTTAGGCAATCTTTTATTCTAA
- a CDS encoding acyl-CoA dehydrogenase yields the protein MDFKKSEEQELLLESLKELMERECPEDYVRRCDEEGRFPVEFAKALVDNGFGLLGVPEEYGGTPVDLLTLLLVKEEIAKNGGPINVFTQAFQLDNMLTYGSEEQKKITMHYVKQGQVPFCIGFTEPQAGSDTSAIQTTYTRRNGKVYLNGHKTFISGALTNPYLLCMARNCDETDKTKAFTMWWVPMSAPGIKVEQLHKIGWHMLETCEIYLENVEVEEKDIVGQEGHGFLQLMKNFETERLLMAATILGMAECAFEDAVRYANQRVQFGKPIGTFQLIQEKITYMALKIENMRNLIYKTAWEKENGISTQITSALTKLYCAQSGNEIIDDALQIMGGIGYTNDCRISRLWRDARNYRIGGGTDQVMIHIAGRNILKKYR from the coding sequence ATGGATTTTAAGAAAAGTGAAGAACAGGAATTATTGCTGGAAAGCCTTAAAGAACTGATGGAGCGGGAATGCCCGGAAGACTATGTCAGAAGATGCGATGAAGAAGGGCGGTTCCCGGTGGAATTCGCCAAAGCTCTGGTAGACAACGGCTTCGGCTTACTGGGGGTTCCGGAAGAATACGGCGGCACCCCGGTGGATCTCCTGACTCTTCTGCTGGTCAAAGAAGAAATAGCCAAAAACGGCGGTCCTATCAATGTCTTTACCCAAGCTTTTCAGCTGGACAATATGCTCACCTACGGCTCCGAAGAACAGAAGAAGATCACCATGCATTATGTAAAACAGGGACAGGTCCCGTTTTGCATCGGCTTTACCGAACCCCAGGCCGGTTCGGACACTTCAGCCATTCAGACCACCTATACCCGGAGAAACGGCAAAGTGTACCTTAACGGGCACAAGACCTTTATCAGCGGCGCGCTGACCAATCCCTACCTGCTTTGTATGGCCCGCAATTGTGATGAGACAGACAAGACCAAAGCCTTTACCATGTGGTGGGTACCCATGAGTGCGCCGGGAATCAAAGTGGAACAGCTTCACAAAATCGGCTGGCATATGCTGGAGACCTGCGAAATCTATCTGGAAAACGTGGAAGTGGAAGAAAAGGACATTGTCGGTCAGGAAGGCCACGGCTTCCTGCAATTGATGAAGAATTTTGAGACGGAAAGACTGCTGATGGCCGCCACCATTTTAGGAATGGCAGAGTGCGCCTTTGAGGACGCAGTGCGTTATGCCAATCAAAGAGTCCAGTTCGGCAAGCCCATCGGGACCTTCCAATTGATCCAGGAGAAGATCACTTATATGGCCCTGAAGATTGAGAATATGCGAAATCTCATCTATAAAACGGCCTGGGAAAAAGAAAATGGCATCTCAACTCAGATTACTTCGGCCCTGACCAAGCTTTATTGCGCTCAGTCAGGAAACGAAATCATCGATGATGCCCTGCAGATCATGGGCGGAATTGGTTATACCAACGATTGCCGTATCTCCAGATTATGGAGGGATGCCCGCAATTACAGGATCGGCGGCGGAACCGATCAGGTTATGATCCATATTGCAGGAAGAAATATTCTTAAGAAATACAGATAA
- a CDS encoding enoyl-CoA hydratase/isomerase family protein, whose translation MMEHTVYVEKQDSGIATLVLNKPQRRNAIDPGMMEQLAGILESLDQDEAVKVIILKGEGEHFCSGGDLKAGAGTTPTIENSRASLKKYCRVVQIIQQMEKPVIAMVRGYAVGGGMSLALACDLLMASESAKFSSNFLKVGIVPEMGALLFLPQTIGLYRAKELWFTGRVVEAREAWQMGFVNHVFPDAEIEEATMSLAQGLAGMPSLPMKITKRITNSTINQLLNAVMEAELQSSPFCAQTEEHKAYKAALRNNKK comes from the coding sequence ATGATGGAACACACAGTATATGTTGAAAAACAAGATAGTGGAATCGCCACCCTTGTTCTGAACAAACCCCAGCGCAGAAATGCCATCGATCCCGGGATGATGGAGCAGCTGGCCGGGATTCTGGAAAGCCTGGATCAGGATGAAGCCGTCAAAGTGATCATTTTGAAGGGAGAAGGAGAACATTTCTGCTCAGGGGGGGACCTGAAGGCCGGGGCGGGAACCACACCCACCATCGAGAATTCCCGGGCGTCCTTGAAAAAATACTGCCGGGTGGTCCAAATCATTCAGCAGATGGAGAAGCCTGTCATTGCCATGGTCAGGGGGTATGCCGTAGGAGGAGGTATGAGCCTGGCTCTGGCCTGCGATTTGCTCATGGCCTCGGAAAGTGCTAAATTCTCCTCCAACTTTTTGAAGGTGGGCATCGTGCCGGAAATGGGTGCCCTGCTCTTCCTACCTCAGACCATCGGGCTTTACCGTGCCAAAGAACTTTGGTTTACAGGCCGGGTTGTGGAAGCCCGGGAAGCCTGGCAGATGGGGTTCGTCAATCATGTTTTTCCTGACGCCGAGATTGAAGAGGCCACCATGTCTTTGGCCCAAGGATTGGCGGGAATGCCTTCCCTGCCCATGAAAATCACCAAACGGATTACCAATTCAACCATTAATCAGCTGCTGAATGCCGTGATGGAAGCCGAGCTTCAGTCTTCGCCTTTTTGCGCCCAGACAGAAGAGCATAAAGCTTACAAGGCTGCTTTGCGGAATAATAAGAAATAA
- a CDS encoding FAD-dependent oxidoreductase: MMSEFTHLFKPIKVGSLTLRNRMITTSMSPGHGYTTDDNKPTQVFLNYLEERSKGGYALICQSVAFYPRQSRHPLPNAYAPEHLPHLRAMAEAVHKHGGLLVGQALALHDWRRNTNEPEGHFGPSDIQILKGVGPFQTMTKEDIKTYATQVANCGKILQAAGWDGIELLAGVGGVLSRFLSKATNNRTDEYGGSVENRCRFAMEVVQAVKEACGQEFPVLIRWSPVDYVKNGNEIEDAKQIVPYLEKAGVAWHNLAVGWHESSVPLTTKEIPDGHWSWIAAEIKKVATIPVVTGYRETDPLVMEKVLAEGKADLIGGVRYCIADPEFPNKVREGRLEDIQMCITCCRCLDEMAAGHGLEYCSVNPRLGPELLTPVEPVARPKKVMVVGSGPGGLAAALTAAKRGHQVTLYERGPRVGGCLVMSAIFSPTYERLTRYYKAQLSKTPNIQVKLNTLVTPELVRSEKPEAVIIAVGGHPVDLKAPGVERGDVVRSHDFLEMLNGKPPQKPGLINKVMWNGGAVFLRLFYSPKLVRSLMGMPWPFGKRVAIIGGGLPGCELGQELLAHQRKMAILEERKKIGYDVGASDRFHVVSKFKKSPDVQMEPSTKVLAITAEGVKFRREDSTEAIYPADTVAVTLGFEKNLELADRLKGKVPILKVIGDCEDPKRMADATKKGYRAAMEL, translated from the coding sequence ATGATGAGCGAGTTTACCCACTTATTCAAGCCGATTAAAGTAGGCAGCCTGACCTTGCGGAACCGAATGATTACAACCTCCATGTCTCCGGGTCATGGCTATACTACGGACGACAATAAACCGACTCAGGTCTTTCTTAATTACTTGGAAGAACGCTCCAAAGGCGGTTATGCCTTGATCTGTCAATCGGTGGCCTTTTATCCAAGGCAGTCAAGGCATCCTTTGCCCAATGCCTACGCCCCGGAGCATCTGCCCCATTTGCGGGCTATGGCTGAAGCCGTTCATAAACATGGCGGCTTGCTGGTTGGACAGGCCTTGGCCCTCCACGATTGGCGGCGAAACACTAATGAACCGGAAGGACATTTCGGTCCCTCCGACATTCAGATCCTCAAAGGGGTCGGCCCTTTCCAGACCATGACCAAAGAAGACATCAAAACTTATGCGACTCAGGTGGCCAACTGCGGCAAGATTCTCCAGGCCGCAGGCTGGGACGGCATCGAGCTGCTTGCCGGGGTAGGAGGGGTGCTCAGCCGTTTTCTTTCCAAGGCCACCAATAACCGAACCGACGAATACGGCGGAAGCGTGGAAAATCGCTGCCGATTTGCCATGGAAGTAGTTCAGGCCGTCAAAGAAGCCTGCGGCCAGGAGTTTCCGGTGCTGATCCGCTGGTCCCCGGTTGATTATGTCAAAAACGGCAATGAAATCGAAGACGCCAAGCAAATTGTTCCTTACCTGGAAAAGGCCGGTGTAGCCTGGCATAACCTGGCGGTGGGCTGGCATGAAAGCTCCGTGCCCCTGACCACCAAAGAAATCCCTGACGGACATTGGTCATGGATTGCCGCTGAGATAAAGAAAGTGGCCACAATCCCCGTGGTGACCGGCTATCGGGAAACCGATCCCCTGGTTATGGAAAAGGTGCTGGCTGAAGGAAAAGCGGATCTGATCGGTGGGGTGCGGTATTGCATCGCAGATCCGGAGTTTCCCAACAAAGTCAGGGAAGGCAGACTGGAAGATATTCAAATGTGCATCACCTGTTGCCGTTGCCTGGATGAAATGGCGGCCGGTCACGGTTTGGAATATTGCAGTGTCAATCCCCGTCTGGGCCCCGAATTGCTTACCCCGGTTGAACCGGTAGCCCGTCCGAAGAAAGTCATGGTGGTGGGCAGCGGACCGGGAGGATTGGCTGCAGCTTTGACAGCAGCCAAAAGAGGGCATCAGGTCACTCTTTATGAGCGAGGGCCAAGAGTCGGGGGCTGCCTGGTGATGAGCGCTATTTTCAGTCCTACCTATGAGCGCTTGACCCGCTACTACAAAGCCCAGCTCAGCAAAACGCCCAACATTCAGGTGAAACTGAACACCCTGGTTACACCGGAACTGGTGCGGTCGGAAAAACCGGAAGCCGTTATTATCGCCGTGGGTGGGCATCCGGTGGACCTCAAAGCACCCGGCGTAGAGCGGGGAGATGTGGTCCGGTCCCACGATTTTCTGGAAATGCTCAATGGCAAACCTCCGCAGAAACCGGGTCTGATCAACAAAGTGATGTGGAATGGGGGCGCTGTATTTCTGCGCTTATTCTACTCCCCCAAGCTTGTGAGAAGCCTGATGGGCATGCCCTGGCCTTTCGGCAAGCGGGTGGCTATTATCGGCGGCGGCTTGCCGGGCTGCGAGCTGGGTCAGGAACTGCTGGCTCATCAACGAAAAATGGCCATCCTGGAAGAGCGGAAAAAGATTGGCTATGATGTGGGTGCCAGTGACCGCTTTCATGTGGTCTCCAAATTCAAGAAATCTCCCGATGTCCAAATGGAGCCCTCAACGAAAGTATTGGCCATCACTGCAGAAGGAGTAAAATTCAGACGGGAGGATTCCACAGAAGCAATCTACCCGGCAGACACCGTGGCCGTGACTTTGGGCTTTGAAAAAAATCTGGAGCTAGCCGACCGGCTCAAAGGCAAGGTGCCCATTCTTAAAGTCATCGGGGATTGTGAAGATCCTAAGCGCATGGCCGATGCTACCAAAAAGGGTTACCGGGCCGCTATGGAATTATAG
- a CDS encoding ferredoxin family protein has protein sequence MKKLSLADKLSLNKFEVNEGEPHIRIDQQVCRTCREKSCLTACPAGLYSEQNDQITVEWAGCLECGTCRIICGKKAISWEYPQGGFGIIYRQG, from the coding sequence ATGAAGAAATTAAGTTTGGCAGATAAATTGTCTCTGAACAAATTTGAAGTGAATGAAGGAGAGCCTCATATCCGGATCGATCAGCAGGTCTGCCGGACCTGCCGAGAAAAAAGCTGCCTTACCGCTTGTCCGGCGGGGCTTTACAGCGAACAAAACGACCAGATTACAGTGGAATGGGCAGGTTGCCTGGAGTGCGGAACCTGCCGGATCATCTGTGGCAAAAAGGCCATCTCCTGGGAGTATCCTCAAGGGGGATTCGGAATCATTTATCGTCAAGGATAG
- a CDS encoding FAD-dependent oxidoreductase: MSADKYEVIIIGAGLAGLSAAYKLAKAGMEVVVVERGDYPGSKNLSGGVLYSRILDQLIPDFWEEAPIERYITNYLTTLMTPTDYVNIEYKDQELAKPPYNAVTVLRAKFDRWLAEKAEEAGAMIVTGVKVDKVLKEGGRITGITTGDEEMLADVVIAADGINSFIAQEAGLRGEIEPAHLAVGAKALIELPQQAIEERFRLEGNEGTAYAMLGDATHGVAGGGFFYTNRESLSIGVVMRLDDLVKEKVKPFEVLDDLLRHPLVAPLVKDGTMTEYGAHLTAEGGVHMVPSQLHTDGMLIVGDAAGFTINSGLVIRGMDLAIGSGMAAAEAVLEAKERGDYSAAALSSYQRKLDEGFIMKDLKLYAKAVDFMETDRLYKNYAPLANHLFGRIYNHDLSPKEHLWKSVLGSVQESGISWLDLARDGIKGVRAL, translated from the coding sequence ATGAGCGCAGACAAATATGAAGTGATCATCATCGGCGCGGGTCTGGCGGGGCTGAGTGCGGCTTACAAGCTGGCCAAGGCCGGAATGGAAGTTGTGGTAGTGGAACGGGGAGATTATCCCGGAAGCAAGAATCTGAGCGGAGGCGTGCTGTACAGCCGGATTTTGGATCAGCTTATTCCTGACTTCTGGGAAGAAGCGCCTATTGAACGCTATATTACCAACTACCTTACCACCCTGATGACCCCCACAGATTACGTTAACATCGAATACAAAGATCAGGAACTGGCCAAGCCCCCTTACAATGCGGTCACGGTTTTAAGAGCAAAATTTGACCGCTGGCTGGCGGAAAAAGCTGAAGAAGCGGGAGCCATGATCGTAACAGGAGTTAAAGTTGACAAGGTGCTGAAAGAAGGGGGCAGAATTACCGGAATTACCACCGGCGATGAAGAGATGCTGGCTGACGTGGTCATCGCAGCCGACGGCATCAACTCCTTCATTGCTCAGGAGGCCGGTCTGCGGGGAGAGATTGAGCCGGCTCACCTGGCGGTGGGAGCCAAGGCTTTGATAGAGCTTCCTCAGCAAGCAATTGAAGAGCGCTTCAGACTGGAGGGGAATGAAGGAACGGCTTATGCCATGCTGGGCGACGCCACTCATGGTGTGGCCGGCGGCGGCTTCTTTTATACCAATCGGGAAAGCCTGTCCATCGGCGTAGTCATGCGCCTGGATGACTTGGTCAAAGAAAAGGTAAAGCCCTTTGAAGTCCTGGATGATCTGCTCCGGCATCCCCTGGTTGCGCCCCTGGTCAAGGATGGAACCATGACGGAATACGGGGCCCATCTGACGGCAGAAGGCGGTGTGCATATGGTTCCCTCCCAGCTTCATACGGATGGGATGCTGATTGTGGGAGATGCCGCCGGGTTTACCATCAACAGTGGTCTGGTCATCAGGGGCATGGACCTGGCCATAGGTTCGGGAATGGCGGCGGCGGAAGCTGTCCTTGAAGCCAAAGAACGAGGAGATTACAGCGCCGCAGCTTTAAGCTCCTATCAGCGCAAATTGGATGAAGGCTTTATCATGAAAGATTTGAAACTCTACGCCAAAGCCGTGGATTTTATGGAAACAGACCGGCTCTATAAAAACTATGCTCCTCTGGCCAACCACTTGTTCGGCAGAATTTATAACCACGATCTCAGCCCCAAAGAACATCTTTGGAAATCGGTCCTGGGCTCTGTGCAGGAAAGCGGAATATCCTGGCTAGACCTGGCCCGGGACGGTATCAAGGGGGTGCGGGCCCTATGA